One window from the genome of Salvia splendens isolate huo1 chromosome 9, SspV2, whole genome shotgun sequence encodes:
- the LOC121748575 gene encoding septin and tuftelin-interacting protein 1 homolog 1-like: MDEYQERERFGMDNDYDDGQWIGGEFYGKRRQKRVQTKDDVLYGVFASGDSDSDEGFGSKNKRRKDSSKKTDYSKPVSFVSTGTVMPSQEIEHNSKEDNDVMEEEDVKPAGLGLGFGSADSKRANEDKEEDDDFLPTAFGKIIREGAKLREEKEKEKARAAKKSSQASKRDLDPNGVGEFEKHTKGIGMKLLEKMGYKGGGLGKNEQGITAPIEAKLRPKNMGMGFNDYKEAVRPAIQEVDEKSVPRPSHSLDGRNNENLWSKKVSKKKAYITAAELLAQKEEKGFEVVQKVFDMRGPQVRVLTNLENLNAEEMARENDVPMPELQHNIKLIVDIIEHDIQRLDGNLRNERETVVALQKEKEKLQKEADDQKQRLGNMEEIIAVLDQLGEKSSSGLLTLESLAKSFVDLQTRFPDEYTLCNLSCIACSHALPLFIRIFQGWDPLQNPTHGTEVVSLWKTLLQGKDSLNFSSTASPYVQLLMEVVFPAVRISGTNSWQARDAEPMLRYLDSWEELLPPPILQAILDSVVMPKISAAVDSWDPHRETIPIHEWIHPWLPLLGHKFENCYHTIRNRLASVLHAWHPSDGSAFAILSPWKTVFDPASWEHLMVRYIIPKLLTVMHEFQINPANQSLEQFNCVVKWVSAIPTHHMLQLMDVFFNKWQEVLYHWLCSKPNFDEVTQWYLNWKELLPQELQANEHIRYRLNLGLAMMNQAVEGMEVATPGLKENISYLRVREQRQFETQKKAAAQAQHRTMPSSDNEIPAEGISGGNEMSLKEVIEIHAQQNGLLFKPKPGRLQDGHQIYAFGNISIIIDSLNQKVFTQTEGRWSLVSLEQLLELQSRSKMRR; this comes from the coding sequence ATGGATGAGTATCAGGAGAGGGAAAGGTTCGGCATGGATAATGATTATGATGATGGCCAGTGGATTGGTGGCGAGTTTTATGGCAAGCGCAGACAGAAACGTGTGCAGACCAAAGACGATGTTCTTTACGGTGTGTTTGCTTCTGGTGATAGTGACTCTGACGAGGGGTTTGGGTCGAAGAACAAGCGCAGGAAGGATTCGTCGAAGAAGACTGACTACTCTAAGCCAGTCAGTTTTGTTTCGACTGGCACAGTTATGCCCAGTCAGGAGATTGAACATAATTCCAAGGAGGATAATGATGTaatggaggaggaggatgtcAAACCTGCTGGTTTAGGCCTCGGATTTGGTTCTGCTGATTCGAAAAGGGCAAATGAAGAcaaggaagaagatgatgacTTCTTGCCTACTGCCTTTGGGAAGATTATCAGGGAAGGTGCGAAGTTGCGGGAAGAGAAGGAAAAGGAGAAGGCTAGGGCAGCCAAAAAATCATCTCAAGCTAGCAAAAGGGACTTGGACCCAAATGGTGTTGGTGAATTTGAGAAGCATACCAAGGGTATTGGAATGAAGTTGCTTGAGAAGATGGGCTACAAGGGTGGCGGTCTTGGTAAAAATGAGCAGGGAATCACAGCTCCTATTGAGGCCAAGCTTCGGCCTAAGAATATGGGAATGGGTTTTAATGACTACAAAGAAGCCGTTCGTCCAGCAATACAGGAAGTAGATGAAAAATCTGTTCCACGTCCAAGCCATTCTCTAGACGGTCGCAATAATGAAAATCTTTGGTCGAAGAAAGTTTCAAAGAAGAAGGCTTATATAACAGCTGCAGAACTGTTGGCCCAGAAGGAAGAGAAAGGTTTTGAAGTTGTTCAGAAGGTTTTTGACATGAGAGGGCCACAAGTTCGGGTTTTGACAAATTTGGAAAACTTGAATGCAGAAGAAATGGCCAGGGAAAATGATGTCCCGATGCCAGAACTTCAGCATAATATCAAATTGATAGTTGATATAATTGAGCATGACATTCAGAGACTTGATGGTAATCTGAGAAACGAAAGGGAGACTGTGGTTGCTTTACAGAAGGAAAAGGAGAAGCTGCAAAAGGAGGCTGATGACCAGAAACAACGGCTTGGAAACATGGAGGAGATAATAGCTGTATTGGACCAATTGGGCGAGAAGAGCTCTTCAGGATTGTTAACTTTAGAATCACTTGCTAAATCATTTGTAGATTTACAGACAAGATTTCCGGATGAGTACACATTATGCAACTTATCTTGCATTGCGTGTTCGCATGCTCTGCCTCTATTTATTAGAATATTTCAGGGATGGGACCCACTACAGAATCCAACTCATGGAACTGAGGTTGTATCATTGTGGAAGACACTGTTGCAAGGAAAAGATTCTTTGAATTTCTCAAGTACAGCTTCTCCATACGTGCAGCTGCTTATGGAAGTCGTATTTCCTGCTGTAAGAATATCTGGGACCAACTCTTGGCAGGCAAGGGACGCAGAGCCCATGCTTAGGTATTTGGATTCTTGGGAAGAGCTTTTGCCTCCTCCTATCCTACAGGCCATACTCGACAGCGTTGTTATGCCAAAAATATCAGCTGCTGTAGACTCTTGGGATCCGCATAGAGAAACTATTCCCATCCATGAGTGGATCCACCCTTGGTTACCATTGTTGGGTCACAAGTTTGAGAATTGCTATCACACGATTCGCAATAGATTGGCCAGTGTTCTTCATGCTTGGCACCCAAGTGATGGATCAGCTTTTGCCATATTGTCTCCTTGGAAGACTGTCTTTGATCCTGCCAGTTGGGAGCACTTAATGGTTCGGTACATCATTCCAAAACTATTGACTGTCATGCATGAATTCCAGATAAATCCAGCCAATCAGAGTCTCGAACAATTTAATTGTGTCGTGAAATGGGTGTCTGCTATTCCTACTCATCACATGCTGCAGTTAATGGATGTTTTCTTTAATAAGTGGCAAGAAGTGCTTTATCATTGGTTGTGTTCGAAACCAAATTTTGATGAAGTGACCCAGTGGTATCTCAACTGGAAAGAGCTCCTTCCTCAAGAACTTCAGGCAAATGAGCATATCCGGTATAGGCTTAATCTTGGTTTGGCCATGATGAACCAGGCGGTTGAAGGCATGGAGGTGGCTACACCTGGATTGAAAGAGAATATTAGCTATCTCAGGGTGCGCGAGCAAAGGCAGTTTGAAACTCAGAAAAAAGCTGCTGCACAAGCTCAACATAGGACCATGCCAAGTTCGGATAATGAAATTCCAGCAGAGGGCATTAGTGGTGGAAACGAGATGAGCTTGAAAGAAGTTATCGAAATCCATGCTCAGCAAAATGGTTTGCTGTTCAAGCCCAAACCTGGTAGATTGCAAGATGGGCATCAAATATATGCATTTGGTAATATAAGCATAATTATAGACTCCCTCAACCAAAAGGTGTTTACCCAGACCGAGGGCAGATGGTCCCTCGTATCACTTGAGCAGCTGCTGGAATTGCAAAGTCGTTCGAAGATGAGGCGATAA